The region TGTTCTCAGGCTCCCTGGAGACATGCCATGACACAGCAACTCCACTGGGAGTAATCCACTGCCCTATTTATGTCATGAGTTATGGCACATTCTCAGCCTGCTGGAAGACTGTGTACACAGGTATCCACATCCCCTTCACACCCTCCCCCCCGCAACTCACCTTTGAAGTCAGGCAGGTGTGCAAAGGAGTTGCCCAGGCAGATGACTGCGTCAAACCCGTCCCCTGGCTtctccaggtccttttccaaGGTGAGCCAGTTGGCCTCCTCGATGACTGTAGCACAGGGGAAGGGATCAGGGCAGGGACATCCTAACAGCCTCCCCTGCATGTAGGACCCCACCCCAGCATCACCCAGCCCTAACTTGGCCTCTGCAGGTGGTGGATCCAGCCTGGGGCCAGCAGACAAGTGAGGGCCATGGCTTAGGCTTGCTGAGCAGCTGCTACCAGCAActccctccctgtccctgcagcacagccgcCCGGCCAGTGACACCCATGCCAGGGGCCTGAGCACAGCATGGTGTCGGGAACAGGACACGCCGGGCAGGGGGGGGCCGCGGGAGGGGTTCAGGGCAGAGGTCCCCAGTGCTGAGGGCTGGTGTCTAAGTCCCTCCCAGCCCCCACAACCCCCGCACCCCATCGGTCGAAGGGCTCCTCCTTGCGCCGCTCCCAGCGCTCCTTCAGCGCATACTTTAGCATCTTGTCGCTGGCGTCGACACTGGTCACCTGGAAGCCTTCCTCGAGCAGCATGATGGAGTCCACCCTGGGGAAACAGCTGTCAGCGGAGCCGAGGGCAGGCGAGGGCCCCATAGTGCTTGTGGCGGGGAAGGGGGTGCCGGGGACGGCGAAGAGCAGTAGGGCTCCGGTTAGCCCCGGCGTGGGGAGAACCTGGGAggcgggcgggcgcggggcgcgGTGTCTCACCCGGTGCCGCAGGCCACGTCGAGGACAGAGCGGCAGCGGTGCTGGCGGAGCAGCGCCAGGAGCCAGCTGCGGTACTCGGCCGTGCGGCCGCGCGTGTCCCCAATGTACAGCTGCCACACGCGGGCCGCCCGCCCATCCGCGTACTGGTCCGGTAACCCCTCCGC is a window of Columba livia isolate bColLiv1 breed racing homer chromosome 3, bColLiv1.pat.W.v2, whole genome shotgun sequence DNA encoding:
- the GNMT gene encoding glycine N-methyltransferase isoform X2 → MVDSVYRTRSLGVAAEGLPDQYADGRAARVWQLYIGDTRGRTAEYRSWLLALLRQHRCRSVLDVACGTGVDSIMLLEEGFQVTSVDASDKMLKYALKERWERRKEEPFDRWVIEEANWLTLEKDLEKPGDGFDAVICLGNSFAHLPDFKGDQSDHKLALRNIASMVRPGGVLVIDHRNYDHILATGCAPPGKNIYYKDTDILLRSPERLNQGHHHLSAAGKQQGTHGDPGLHGAGPPH